In one Heterodontus francisci isolate sHetFra1 chromosome 18, sHetFra1.hap1, whole genome shotgun sequence genomic region, the following are encoded:
- the LOC137379439 gene encoding protein mono-ADP-ribosyltransferase PARP11 isoform X3, with translation MKQTNIATGKQRPVKRAAFSVTSFSFICGNEEIPIPLHWDNIDRDKPYQLSPLHKASNEYQEVAKLFGQTMDQNRIKKVQRIQNLDLWEFYCRKKVHLKKMRNGIELNERMLFHGTGNEFVEAICSQNFDWRINGLHATVYGKGTYFARDSSYSSRYCRIDEKNESSLQPPGTMLSPSAPHRWRSQFKTMFLARVLVGDYITGDPKYIRPPSKDGSLVNLYDSCVDNKWNPKIFVIFDSNHIYPEYLIEFT, from the exons TTTTATATGTGGAAATGAAGAAATCCCCATACCTTTACATTGGGACAATATAGACAGAGACAAACCTTATCAG CTCAGTCCATTGCACAAAGCTTCAAATGAATATCAGGAAGTCGCTAAACTTTTCGgacaaacaatggatcagaatcgaaTCAAGAAAGTTCAAAGAATTCAGAATTTAGACTTGTGGGAATTCTATTGCAG AAAAAAAGTTCATTTGAAGAAAATGAGAAATGGGATCGAACTGAATGAGAGAATGCTCTTTCATGGTACAGGCAATGAATTTGTAGAAGCAATATGTTCACAGAATTTTGACTGGAGAATAAATGGATTGCATGCTACAGTATATGGAAAAG GGACTTATTTTGCTCGTGACTCTTCGTACTCCAGCCGTTACTGCCGCATCGATGAAAAGAATGAGTCGTCCTTGCAACCTCCGGGGACGATGCTGTCCCCGTCTGCACCACATAGGTGGAGGTCGCAATTTAAAACAATGTTTCTTGCTCGAGTACTCGTGGGCGACTATATTACCGGAGACCCCAAATATATTCGGCCTCCTTCAAAAGATGGAAGTCTGGTGAACTTGTATGACAGCTGTGTCGACAACAAATGGAATCCAAAAATTTTTGTAATATTTGATTCTAACCATATTTATCCAGAATACCTAATTGAATTCACTTAA